A genome region from Hymenobacter tibetensis includes the following:
- a CDS encoding peptidylprolyl isomerase, which yields MKTAEIHTNRGVMKVEFYEQDAPNTVKNFTDLAKKGFYDGLKFHRVIPNFMIQGGCPNSRDGAKGMPGTGGPGYKIDCELTGEHQYHERGVLSMAHAGRNTGGSQFFIVHDRQNTAHLDRNHTVFGKVVEGLDVIDQIKGNDEIQKIVVTEA from the coding sequence ATGAAAACTGCCGAAATCCACACCAACCGTGGTGTGATGAAAGTGGAGTTCTACGAGCAAGATGCTCCTAACACCGTTAAGAACTTCACCGACCTAGCAAAAAAAGGCTTCTACGACGGCCTGAAGTTTCACCGGGTCATCCCGAATTTCATGATTCAGGGTGGCTGCCCCAACTCCCGCGACGGCGCTAAAGGCATGCCCGGCACCGGGGGCCCCGGCTACAAAATCGACTGCGAGCTAACCGGCGAGCATCAGTACCACGAGCGCGGCGTGCTGAGCATGGCACACGCTGGCCGCAACACCGGCGGGTCGCAGTTCTTTATCGTCCACGACCGTCAGAACACGGCCCACCTCGACCGCAACCACACGGTATTCGGTAAGGTAGTAGAAGGCCTAGATGTCATTGACCAAATCAAAGGCAACGACGAGATTCAAAAAATTGTAGTAACGGAGGCGTAA